In Veillonellaceae bacterium, the following are encoded in one genomic region:
- a CDS encoding long-chain fatty acid--CoA ligase — MHVTDLFIRSLDRSPNKTALIWESGSLTYYQLYRIILSNIKIFSQNSIQANDRVVIHASNGPEFLAAYFALSFIGAIPVTIGPKSTICELKKMCDTVKAYKIAAESSVYAKLKKHLPNCSIALITTEPDRRGPGRFKQLGSTEYGQIRFTSGTTGKVKAVLLSQTNLTWRLEQPGTHCLSDDVFICCIPFTYRIIKVLLAIGMGATIISMKSFTIKTLASYLEKYPATWIWGTPGIYNVLTDGLAKEALKSIRGVSSLGSYLPPKIQELFQNKFGCNIYQNYGLAEAMDSTEMSANEVPLFGSVGKLRAGVEVKFLNIDNDQGEILLRGPNVMLGYINGAQLTSEGIEDGWLRTGDLGYMDKAGYLYITGRKKQIINVDGLKVVPQEIEEVLYQLSGVNFVKVIGKQDSLRGEIPAAYIKLDSSARLSKAEVKRHCLERLSPHKVPRQIEFVEAIALRENGKFDQRSCI, encoded by the coding sequence ATGCATGTCACTGATTTATTTATCCGGTCGTTAGACCGGTCCCCAAACAAAACGGCCTTAATATGGGAGTCAGGTAGTCTGACATATTATCAGCTTTATCGAATAATTCTCAGCAATATAAAGATCTTCTCTCAGAATTCTATCCAAGCAAATGATAGGGTAGTGATTCATGCATCTAATGGCCCGGAATTTTTAGCGGCTTATTTTGCGCTTTCTTTTATTGGTGCAATCCCAGTAACTATTGGACCCAAGAGTACTATCTGCGAACTTAAAAAGATGTGTGATACTGTAAAAGCCTATAAGATTGCAGCCGAAAGCAGTGTCTACGCTAAACTAAAAAAGCATTTGCCAAACTGCTCAATAGCATTAATTACAACAGAGCCAGACCGGAGGGGACCAGGAAGATTTAAACAACTAGGCAGTACTGAGTATGGTCAAATAAGGTTTACTTCAGGCACTACAGGCAAAGTTAAGGCCGTGTTGCTATCCCAAACTAATTTGACATGGCGGCTCGAACAACCGGGAACACATTGTTTGTCTGACGATGTATTTATTTGCTGTATTCCATTTACCTACCGGATTATTAAAGTTCTGTTAGCAATAGGCATGGGAGCTACAATTATTTCCATGAAAAGTTTCACGATAAAAACGCTTGCCTCATATCTTGAAAAGTATCCTGCAACATGGATATGGGGCACTCCGGGCATATACAATGTACTGACAGACGGTCTTGCTAAAGAGGCATTAAAAAGCATTCGGGGCGTGTCCAGCCTAGGTTCTTATTTGCCTCCTAAGATACAGGAATTATTCCAAAATAAATTTGGCTGCAATATTTATCAAAATTATGGGCTTGCCGAGGCTATGGACTCAACAGAGATGTCTGCTAATGAGGTTCCGTTATTCGGATCGGTCGGTAAATTACGGGCAGGTGTTGAGGTCAAGTTCTTAAATATAGATAATGACCAAGGTGAAATTTTGCTTAGAGGGCCAAATGTAATGTTGGGCTACATTAATGGGGCTCAGCTGACATCTGAGGGTATCGAGGATGGCTGGCTTAGAACCGGAGATTTAGGCTACATGGATAAGGCGGGATACCTTTATATAACCGGTCGAAAAAAGCAAATTATAAATGTTGACGGTTTAAAAGTTGTACCGCAAGAGATTGAGGAAGTTCTATATCAACTGAGTGGGGTAAACTTCGTGAAGGTTATTGGTAAGCAGGATAGTTTAAGGGGCGAAATTCCTGCTGCTTATATTAAGTTGGATAGTAGCGCAAGGCTTAGCAAAGCTGAGGTTAAGAGACATTGTTTAGAGAGATTATCCCCTCATAAAGTGCCGAGACAGATAGAATTTGTTGAAGCAATAGCACTGAGGGAAAATGGCAAGTTTGATCAGAGGAGTTGTATATGA